A stretch of the Bdellovibrio sp. 22V genome encodes the following:
- the mltF gene encoding membrane-bound lytic murein transglycosylase MltF, translated as MSRFLRFRQKITKAFLFGALGLTTIAMNGCDSIYWDEQESLAQVQAKGEIVVLTTQSPLIYSKPKRGDAFGIDHDLIQNFAHRYNIKIKYVVLPDEDSVMRALLKGEGDIAAARLRTPHNNQGFLAGPAYEETYLSLYCHKKSQVLNIKDLNGKKIAILNKDNYLGLSQRLNQLSPAVQVEVLENIKTQELISLTSQNKYDCAIAENFSGDFYSRYHGQVEKIAALTEPYSLSWLVTPNNPDLLSLMQAWFQQASRDDEVMLVLDRYKTYLSQLDKRDISRFFKKIRTTLPTYKQAFKNAGDEHRLPWQLIASVAYQESHWNPDARSFTGVRGLMQLTTETADHVGIEDRTDPLQSIWGGSKYLRYLLDKTPKHLNHKDRLALALAAYNVGLAHLKDAQKLAEKMGRNPNSWRHLREVLPLLADPDYADELEYGPARGYETVDFVERVKSFYNLMNSAS; from the coding sequence ATGAGTAGGTTTTTAAGATTTCGACAGAAAATCACTAAGGCCTTTTTGTTTGGGGCTTTAGGACTCACGACCATCGCAATGAATGGGTGCGACTCTATTTATTGGGATGAGCAGGAGAGTCTTGCCCAGGTTCAAGCCAAGGGCGAGATCGTCGTACTCACTACGCAAAGTCCTCTTATATATAGTAAGCCGAAAAGAGGAGACGCCTTCGGTATCGATCACGACCTGATCCAAAACTTCGCCCACCGCTATAATATAAAGATAAAGTACGTGGTGTTGCCGGATGAGGACTCGGTGATGCGAGCCTTGTTAAAAGGCGAAGGAGATATCGCTGCCGCCCGTTTGAGGACTCCTCATAATAATCAAGGCTTTCTGGCGGGCCCGGCTTACGAAGAAACTTATCTTAGCCTGTACTGCCACAAAAAATCGCAGGTCTTAAATATCAAAGACTTGAATGGCAAAAAGATCGCGATCCTCAACAAAGACAACTACCTCGGGCTTTCTCAACGCTTGAATCAGCTTTCTCCTGCGGTGCAGGTGGAAGTTCTCGAAAACATCAAAACGCAAGAACTCATCTCTCTGACGTCACAAAACAAATACGACTGCGCGATTGCTGAAAATTTCAGCGGAGATTTTTATAGCCGTTATCATGGCCAAGTTGAAAAAATCGCCGCCCTGACAGAGCCGTACTCTCTAAGCTGGTTGGTGACGCCGAACAATCCGGATCTTTTGTCGTTGATGCAGGCGTGGTTCCAACAAGCTTCCCGCGACGATGAAGTGATGCTTGTGCTGGATCGCTATAAAACTTATCTTTCGCAATTAGATAAACGCGACATCTCCCGTTTCTTTAAAAAGATTCGTACGACGTTACCGACTTACAAGCAGGCTTTCAAAAATGCCGGCGATGAACATCGTCTGCCTTGGCAGTTGATTGCTTCCGTTGCTTATCAAGAGTCGCACTGGAATCCAGATGCCCGCAGTTTCACGGGCGTGCGTGGCTTGATGCAGTTGACGACAGAAACGGCAGATCACGTCGGCATCGAAGATCGCACGGATCCGTTGCAAAGTATTTGGGGCGGTTCCAAATATCTGCGCTATCTTTTGGATAAAACTCCGAAGCATCTTAATCATAAAGACCGTTTGGCTTTAGCTCTTGCCGCTTACAATGTTGGTTTGGCGCATCTCAAAGACGCTCAGAAGTTGGCAGAGAAAATGGGACGCAATCCTAATTCTTGGCGCCACCTGCGCGAAGTTCTTCCTTTATTGGCGGATCCTGATTACGCCGATGAACTTGAATACGGTCCTGCACGCGGCTACGAAACGGTTGATTTCGTCGAGCGCGTGAAATCGTTCTATAACTTAATGAACTCCGCGAGTTAA
- a CDS encoding ABC transporter ATP-binding protein: protein MNEQRRGFIEVVDFHKSFGTKKVHEGVSFYVRKGECLGLIGGSGTGKSVLLRSLVGLEKPDRGQILIDGVDISPLRESELVEIRKKVAYAFQGGALFDSMSVYENLAYPLREHFNFTENEVARKIREQLQEFGLENSENLLPGNLSGGMQKRVGLARAMMMHPEVVLYDEPTAGLDPYNTKRIQESILALKAKGVTSILVTHDMPTVYAVCDKVALLQHGRIGEQYTIEKLKQEPPGAMSEFINGESA, encoded by the coding sequence ATGAACGAGCAACGCCGCGGTTTTATCGAAGTTGTTGATTTCCACAAATCATTCGGCACCAAAAAGGTGCACGAAGGTGTGAGCTTTTACGTTCGCAAAGGCGAGTGTCTGGGATTGATCGGTGGATCCGGGACAGGAAAGAGCGTTCTTTTACGCAGCCTTGTCGGTTTGGAGAAACCGGATCGCGGGCAAATCTTGATTGATGGCGTGGATATTTCACCGCTGCGCGAATCTGAGCTTGTCGAAATTCGCAAAAAAGTGGCTTACGCGTTTCAGGGCGGCGCTTTATTTGACTCGATGTCGGTCTACGAAAATCTTGCCTATCCCTTACGCGAACATTTTAATTTTACAGAAAATGAAGTGGCGCGGAAAATTCGCGAACAGCTGCAAGAGTTTGGATTGGAAAATTCAGAAAATCTTCTTCCGGGAAATCTTTCCGGCGGGATGCAAAAGCGTGTGGGTTTGGCTCGAGCGATGATGATGCATCCTGAAGTCGTGCTGTATGATGAGCCGACGGCAGGGCTGGATCCTTACAACACAAAAAGAATCCAAGAATCTATCTTGGCCTTGAAAGCAAAGGGCGTGACCTCCATTTTGGTTACGCACGATATGCCCACGGTCTATGCCGTTTGCGACAAAGTCGCACTTCTGCAACACGGTCGTATCGGCGAGCAGTATACAATTGAAAAGTTAAAACAAGAGCCTCCAGGCGCCATGAGCGAGTTTATCAACGGAGAAAGTGCCTAA
- a CDS encoding PAS domain S-box protein, with the protein MSRGTPVMNPSDFAEFIEDNRDLILQTWLKELENLEAARSKKKSFLKNELPEFLQYLSEVLKNPMDIEAILDARNNSASHGQQRATTREYEIPDVVHEYSLLRETIYNLVNERNSLNAECYVLMGRIFDIAVAIAVKEFVLERDISADQEKWLRSVLDKIPTAFMLIDPASNRLTFGNHRAQEMLGIRFDQVSLDERFGQGRVLVFKDGRPLEKNELPSVRAIRGEKLTNEEFQIQSPNGFFDIAVTSEFLPASYGHPETLALMILDVTNTKQAQKALIESEKRFRSTFAHAAVGIAITDTENRVIEVNPAYTDITGYANEELVGTNLSEIVHPEDRHFETNEIAKVISGEIPAHILEKRYIRKDGRIVWVQNSISSVKNTEGKIDRIIRISADITEQRELSQELQYNEQILAMATEVSGVGVWDLNFASGRLRFSRIAQQIFALDQSDIFLSDILPLFHPDDRREVEEKILASAKVDGPDFFDIEVRHFMPDGDIRWTRSLGKTVFGGFGPQRRPIRLTGTVVDITEQVRHREELHKAVRAAQSASEAKSQFLANMSHEIRTPLGAIMGFVNLLKDERLSSREQEEFISVISRNSEQLLRIINDILDLSKVEAGMMTIEEIDFSLVNLLSDFSALMGFKAREKGIGFFINATTDIPDIIRSDPTRVRQILGNIVGNAIKFTEQGHVQMNVSFHEPFLEFEVIDTGQGINKEQEKNLFQAFTQADATVTRKYGGTGLGLVLTRRLSEAMGGEFFLKESTPGKGSIFLSRIRVYRPAESQMVKGLGFKTEPFKNPPMQEKLTGMRVLLVEDSPDIQSLISFYLIRSGAQVEIASDGIEGCEMALNSSYHAILMDVQMPVMDGITAVRKLRSKGYDKPVIALTAHAMKEEIDRCMEAGFSDFRSKPVNKEDLIEMLHQIYISQRV; encoded by the coding sequence ATGAGCCGAGGCACGCCTGTGATGAACCCTTCAGACTTCGCCGAATTCATCGAAGACAATCGAGATCTTATTCTACAAACCTGGCTCAAAGAGCTTGAGAATCTAGAGGCGGCCCGTTCCAAGAAAAAATCTTTCCTTAAAAACGAACTTCCAGAATTTTTGCAATACTTGAGCGAGGTCCTTAAAAATCCGATGGATATCGAAGCTATTCTTGATGCGAGAAATAATAGTGCCTCTCACGGTCAGCAAAGAGCCACCACCAGAGAATATGAGATTCCCGACGTTGTTCACGAATATTCTTTATTGCGAGAAACCATCTACAACTTAGTGAACGAAAGAAATTCTTTAAATGCAGAATGCTATGTTTTGATGGGTCGTATTTTTGACATTGCCGTCGCCATTGCAGTTAAGGAGTTCGTTCTGGAGCGAGATATTTCGGCAGATCAAGAAAAATGGTTACGCTCGGTTTTAGACAAAATACCCACGGCTTTTATGCTGATTGATCCGGCGAGCAATAGGTTAACCTTCGGCAACCATCGTGCACAAGAAATGTTAGGCATCCGTTTTGATCAAGTTTCTTTGGATGAACGTTTTGGCCAGGGACGCGTCCTGGTTTTCAAAGATGGCCGCCCCCTCGAAAAAAACGAGCTTCCTTCTGTCAGGGCGATCCGCGGGGAAAAGCTAACGAACGAAGAATTTCAAATTCAATCACCGAACGGTTTTTTCGATATCGCCGTCACCTCAGAGTTTCTGCCAGCTTCTTACGGCCATCCTGAAACCCTAGCCCTGATGATTCTCGACGTCACTAACACCAAGCAAGCTCAGAAAGCCTTAATAGAAAGTGAGAAACGATTCCGCTCGACGTTTGCGCACGCGGCGGTGGGCATCGCCATTACTGACACAGAAAATCGCGTGATCGAAGTCAACCCCGCTTATACGGATATCACCGGTTACGCAAATGAGGAGCTCGTGGGAACTAATCTTTCTGAGATCGTACATCCAGAGGATCGTCATTTTGAAACAAATGAAATCGCCAAAGTTATCAGCGGTGAAATTCCCGCGCATATTCTTGAAAAACGTTACATTCGCAAGGATGGAAGAATCGTTTGGGTGCAAAACAGTATTTCTTCAGTGAAAAACACGGAAGGAAAAATTGATCGTATTATCCGCATTTCAGCCGACATCACCGAGCAAAGAGAGCTTTCTCAAGAACTGCAATACAACGAACAAATTCTGGCCATGGCGACGGAAGTGTCTGGCGTCGGAGTTTGGGATTTGAATTTTGCGTCAGGCCGTCTGCGCTTTTCCCGCATCGCTCAGCAAATCTTCGCTCTGGATCAAAGCGATATTTTTCTTTCCGACATTCTCCCCCTTTTTCATCCTGATGACCGCAGAGAGGTGGAGGAAAAGATCTTGGCCTCAGCCAAAGTGGATGGCCCCGATTTTTTTGACATCGAAGTTCGGCACTTCATGCCCGACGGAGACATTCGATGGACACGATCGTTAGGGAAAACTGTTTTCGGTGGCTTCGGCCCGCAACGGCGTCCCATCCGCTTAACGGGAACTGTTGTGGATATCACAGAACAAGTCCGTCACCGCGAAGAATTGCATAAGGCCGTGCGTGCTGCCCAATCTGCAAGCGAAGCGAAATCCCAATTTCTGGCTAATATGAGCCACGAAATCAGAACACCATTAGGAGCAATTATGGGTTTCGTCAATCTGCTTAAGGACGAACGCCTGAGCAGCCGTGAACAAGAGGAATTTATCTCTGTCATTTCGCGCAACTCAGAACAACTTTTGCGTATTATAAATGACATTCTTGATCTATCTAAAGTCGAAGCCGGCATGATGACGATCGAAGAAATTGATTTTTCCCTTGTTAACCTGCTTTCTGATTTCTCTGCCTTAATGGGATTTAAAGCCCGCGAAAAAGGTATTGGCTTTTTCATCAACGCAACGACAGATATTCCAGACATCATCAGGTCCGATCCAACTCGCGTGCGGCAGATTCTGGGAAATATCGTGGGTAACGCCATTAAGTTCACGGAGCAAGGACATGTGCAAATGAATGTATCTTTCCATGAACCTTTTCTGGAATTTGAAGTTATCGACACCGGCCAAGGCATCAACAAGGAACAGGAAAAGAATTTATTCCAAGCTTTCACGCAAGCCGATGCCACTGTAACAAGAAAATACGGCGGCACGGGGTTGGGTCTGGTGCTCACCCGACGCCTAAGTGAAGCGATGGGCGGAGAGTTCTTTCTTAAAGAAAGTACTCCCGGAAAAGGTTCCATCTTTTTATCTCGCATTCGCGTTTATCGGCCTGCAGAATCACAAATGGTGAAGGGTTTGGGATTTAAAACAGAACCCTTTAAAAATCCTCCTATGCAAGAAAAGCTAACGGGCATGCGCGTGCTCTTAGTAGAAGACTCCCCAGATATTCAATCGTTGATTTCATTTTATTTGATTCGTTCCGGTGCACAGGTAGAAATCGCTTCAGATGGCATCGAAGGTTGCGAGATGGCGCTGAATTCTTCTTATCATGCCATCCTGATGGACGTGCAAATGCCAGTGATGGATGGCATTACAGCTGTACGTAAATTACGCTCGAAGGGTTATGATAAACCCGTGATCGCCTTAACCGCTCACGCCATGAAAGAAGAAATAGATCGCTGCATGGAAGCGGGTTTTTCAGATTTTCGCTCTAAGCCCGTCAACAAAGAAGACCTTATAGAAATGCTTCACCAGATTTATATTTCTCAAAGAGTCTGA
- a CDS encoding thymidine kinase → MSEFSYVHPRGWIEVVVGSMFSGKTEELIRRLRRAEFARLQIQVFKPIIDKRYNEMAVTSHDLTTIQSQPIQDAEEIWNHLKPGTKVIGIDEGQFFSQNLVKVVQDLADRGLRVIIAGLDTDWQGKPFEPMPTLMAIAESVTKQHAVCVVCGAQASRTQRTGGGDSQVLVGAHDAYEARCRQHFKPEVDLPTMDWKLKREVDLA, encoded by the coding sequence GTGTCTGAGTTTTCTTATGTTCATCCCCGCGGATGGATTGAAGTTGTTGTGGGTTCTATGTTCAGTGGAAAGACCGAGGAGTTGATCCGACGTCTTCGTCGCGCCGAATTCGCGCGTCTGCAAATCCAAGTTTTTAAACCGATCATTGATAAGCGTTATAATGAAATGGCCGTTACGTCGCACGATCTAACGACGATCCAGTCGCAACCGATTCAAGATGCCGAAGAGATTTGGAATCATCTAAAACCAGGAACAAAAGTGATTGGTATTGATGAAGGTCAGTTCTTTTCGCAAAACTTGGTGAAAGTGGTGCAGGATCTTGCCGATCGCGGATTGCGTGTGATCATCGCGGGCCTTGATACGGACTGGCAGGGCAAACCTTTCGAACCGATGCCGACTTTGATGGCGATCGCCGAGAGCGTGACGAAGCAACATGCTGTCTGCGTAGTTTGCGGAGCTCAAGCCAGCCGCACCCAAAGAACCGGCGGAGGCGACAGCCAAGTTTTAGTTGGTGCGCATGATGCTTATGAAGCGCGCTGCCGTCAGCACTTCAAACCGGAAGTCGATCTTCCCACGATGGACTGGAAATTAAAAAGAGAAGTGGACCTCGCCTAG
- a CDS encoding DUF721 domain-containing protein, which produces MDSNKKPKGKLSIGSEVLQSLFENGKSPLSEQFMRWKLWAKWEDVVGPTIAKNAEPVGFQRGVLYVWVRNSTWMQQMIFMKDPIRDTINQKFENNFVKYIKFTLDRREVPTSDQSEFKQMIQKIAPEGDND; this is translated from the coding sequence ATGGATTCCAATAAGAAACCCAAGGGCAAATTATCTATCGGCTCGGAAGTACTACAAAGTCTTTTCGAAAATGGCAAGTCGCCATTGTCCGAGCAATTTATGCGCTGGAAACTTTGGGCCAAATGGGAAGACGTTGTCGGTCCCACTATAGCAAAAAACGCCGAGCCAGTGGGCTTTCAAAGAGGCGTTCTTTACGTTTGGGTGCGAAACTCGACGTGGATGCAGCAAATGATCTTTATGAAGGATCCTATTCGCGACACCATCAATCAGAAATTTGAGAATAATTTTGTAAAATATATCAAGTTCACATTAGATCGCCGTGAGGTTCCCACCTCCGATCAGAGTGAATTTAAACAGATGATTCAGAAGATCGCGCCCGAGGGTGACAACGACTGA
- a CDS encoding trypsin-like serine protease, whose translation MRKLLVLALMLTACQGSQEVSEISPLNDATQVIGGTDVPLEDSLTRTALSLKVLFDPVVKETEEGTLTTYRASQCTASALGPRLILTAAHCVSKTAEIHKIELNTPEGEVEIEAENFVAHPDYNAENKVPDLALILLKEDLPLDVQIVQLPPPVVALNLTSIQAAGFGRMEGKRSLPGKTGVLRATNLNVLNYAPTSPFFQVDQTQGRGVCQGDSGGPALTTLDGKLSVVGVVSKTRYVPVAEGDGEQDYCNYRGEYVNVQFYLDWLVPAMKTLSSPVTQTL comes from the coding sequence ATGAGAAAACTGTTAGTACTTGCACTCATGTTAACGGCCTGCCAAGGGTCCCAAGAAGTTTCAGAGATCAGTCCCCTTAACGACGCCACTCAGGTTATCGGGGGCACAGACGTGCCTTTGGAGGACTCTCTTACCCGCACGGCGCTGTCGTTAAAAGTCTTATTCGATCCTGTGGTTAAAGAAACGGAAGAGGGCACATTGACCACCTACAGGGCTTCGCAATGTACAGCTTCGGCCCTTGGCCCTCGTCTGATTTTGACGGCGGCTCACTGTGTTTCAAAAACGGCCGAGATTCATAAAATTGAATTAAACACTCCTGAAGGGGAGGTTGAAATTGAGGCGGAAAACTTTGTCGCGCATCCTGATTACAATGCCGAGAATAAGGTTCCTGACTTGGCTCTCATTCTGCTGAAAGAGGACTTGCCGTTGGACGTTCAAATTGTGCAATTGCCTCCGCCGGTGGTGGCGTTGAATTTGACTTCGATTCAAGCTGCGGGATTCGGGCGTATGGAAGGCAAAAGAAGTCTTCCGGGAAAAACCGGAGTTTTGCGCGCGACAAATCTAAATGTTTTGAACTACGCGCCGACGTCGCCGTTCTTCCAGGTGGATCAAACGCAAGGGCGTGGTGTATGCCAGGGCGATTCCGGTGGACCGGCTCTAACAACTCTCGATGGAAAACTTTCTGTTGTGGGTGTCGTTTCAAAAACGCGCTATGTCCCTGTTGCGGAAGGCGACGGGGAGCAGGATTACTGCAATTATCGCGGAGAATACGTCAACGTGCAGTTCTATCTGGATTGGCTTGTGCCTGCGATGAAGACGTTGTCGTCGCCCGTGACTCAGACTCTTTGA
- a CDS encoding MlaD family protein: protein MESQTSTQLKVGIFLAIGTIFILGSIFFLGADKALFTSYVRIHAHFDQVQGLSAGSVVSLSGVTVGNVESITFLPEANALDVKMRINEDYIQRIRQGSQVEIRTQGALGDKYVFIIPSDPKGKVVQEGDILDVAKATDILGVLTERGNEANKVFDIINELHAITKTLNAENRLGRVMSNLDSAAMNFSTTSKDMRQMMSQVTAQNTGEKLGQSIDRLDSILTKIDKGQGSLGALINDPSVHNQLKSMLGGSARKNHVKTLLRTSIEEEDKK from the coding sequence ATGGAATCACAAACAAGCACTCAACTGAAAGTCGGAATTTTCCTAGCGATCGGGACGATCTTTATTCTCGGTTCGATTTTCTTTTTAGGAGCGGACAAAGCTCTTTTCACTTCTTACGTCAGAATTCACGCGCACTTTGATCAAGTGCAAGGTCTTTCCGCGGGGAGTGTGGTGTCGCTTTCCGGTGTCACCGTAGGTAACGTTGAAAGCATCACGTTTTTACCAGAGGCCAACGCGCTCGACGTAAAAATGCGCATCAATGAAGATTACATCCAACGTATCCGTCAAGGATCGCAAGTGGAAATCCGCACCCAAGGGGCTTTGGGAGACAAGTACGTCTTTATCATTCCCTCAGACCCTAAAGGTAAAGTTGTGCAAGAAGGCGACATTCTTGATGTTGCCAAAGCGACTGATATCCTTGGCGTGTTAACGGAAAGAGGCAACGAAGCTAATAAAGTCTTTGATATTATCAATGAGCTTCATGCGATCACGAAAACTCTGAACGCTGAAAATCGCCTGGGTCGTGTGATGAGCAACTTGGATTCCGCCGCTATGAACTTTTCAACGACAAGCAAAGACATGCGCCAAATGATGTCACAGGTGACAGCGCAAAATACCGGAGAAAAACTAGGACAATCTATCGATCGTCTCGACTCTATCTTAACAAAGATCGATAAGGGGCAAGGCTCACTGGGGGCGCTTATTAACGACCCTTCCGTTCATAATCAGTTGAAATCCATGCTGGGCGGCTCGGCCCGCAAGAACCACGTTAAAACCCTGCTCAGAACGTCCATCGAAGAAGAAGACAAAAAATAG
- a CDS encoding fatty acid desaturase family protein translates to MDCDKSLVESFKRDPQVRKIVSDHAEINTPRQLLSVAFDWTVMAGAIAVSLAYPHPLLYLAAVVVIAARQHALLVVMHEGAHFRISKNIKVNDFISNMLAAYPVMISTLDYRVHHTAHHKYTNGEQDPDWVRKIPLQEWQFPQSKSAITKTLLQQIAVGGWQWISLMVKMSKKDWKKGLYWAGLLGTVAVTGTWKEFLLYWMVPLATLFPMFQRIRSISEHFGLVRSHELNGSRNTLAGPIESFFLSPHDVNYHLAHHLFPSVPHYNLKSLHKSLRAHPVYAEHAHNNDSFIAKKNSVWKDLQTIEGHEQKVQKAA, encoded by the coding sequence GTGGATTGCGATAAGTCTTTAGTTGAATCATTCAAGCGAGATCCCCAGGTCAGAAAAATCGTTAGCGATCATGCCGAAATCAACACTCCTCGACAGCTTCTGAGTGTCGCGTTTGATTGGACTGTTATGGCTGGCGCCATCGCGGTTTCACTGGCCTACCCTCATCCCCTTTTGTATTTGGCGGCCGTGGTTGTCATCGCAGCCCGGCAACATGCTTTGCTGGTAGTTATGCACGAAGGTGCCCACTTTCGAATTTCCAAGAATATCAAAGTGAATGATTTTATCAGCAATATGCTGGCGGCATATCCCGTGATGATTTCAACGTTGGATTATCGCGTGCATCACACGGCTCACCACAAATACACAAATGGCGAGCAAGATCCCGACTGGGTTCGCAAAATTCCTTTGCAGGAATGGCAGTTTCCTCAATCTAAATCCGCCATCACCAAAACTCTTTTGCAACAGATCGCTGTCGGTGGATGGCAGTGGATTTCGTTGATGGTGAAGATGTCGAAGAAAGACTGGAAAAAGGGGCTTTACTGGGCGGGCCTTCTTGGCACCGTTGCAGTCACGGGTACATGGAAGGAATTTCTCCTTTACTGGATGGTTCCTTTAGCAACTCTCTTTCCGATGTTTCAGCGTATTCGCAGTATCTCAGAGCATTTTGGTTTGGTGCGCTCTCACGAACTTAATGGGTCACGCAACACTCTTGCGGGTCCTATTGAGTCTTTCTTTTTAAGTCCTCACGATGTGAACTATCACTTAGCGCATCACTTGTTTCCCAGCGTGCCTCACTACAACTTGAAGTCTCTGCATAAAAGTTTGCGCGCGCATCCTGTTTATGCAGAACACGCGCATAATAACGACTCGTTTATTGCAAAGAAAAATTCCGTATGGAAAGACCTGCAGACGATTGAAGGTCACGAACAGAAAGTGCAAAAAGCGGCTTAG
- the trmFO gene encoding methylenetetrahydrofolate--tRNA-(uracil(54)-C(5))-methyltransferase (FADH(2)-oxidizing) TrmFO, which translates to MTNFTQNQKITVVGAGLAGSECALQLADMGYQVVLYEMRDKTMTPAHKTSKFAELVCSNSFGSLGEYSAPGQLKWEAKKLGSHILEAAFEAQVPAGQALGMDREVFSAVITEKVKNHPRIEVRNDVVKSLDEIPRPAVIATGPLTHDDLAESMRKHFGDEFLYFFDAIAPIIDADSINTEIAWKADRYDKGTGDYYNCPMNKEEYNRFIDEIKNARKIEPKDFEKTDFFEGCMPIEVMVDRGPQTLRFGPMKPIGLDDPRTGRYPWAVVQLRQDNKEGTAYNMVGFQTRMAYGEQVRVFRMIPGLENAEFLKLGSIHRNLFINSPKRLNKDLSSKNDPWLFFAGQITGVEGYFESTCTGILVSRFLNQKLQDRPFSPPPRETALGSLLEAITDPSRAEHFQPTNINFGLLPPLPEKERDKEVRKQKQISIAKAALENWKH; encoded by the coding sequence ATGACAAATTTCACTCAAAATCAAAAAATTACAGTGGTTGGTGCGGGGCTCGCAGGCTCTGAATGCGCTTTACAACTTGCTGACATGGGCTATCAGGTCGTGCTTTACGAAATGCGCGATAAAACGATGACTCCGGCGCATAAAACTTCCAAATTCGCTGAACTTGTGTGTTCCAATTCCTTTGGCAGTTTGGGTGAATATTCCGCCCCGGGACAATTGAAGTGGGAAGCAAAAAAACTGGGCTCGCATATTCTTGAAGCGGCTTTTGAAGCGCAAGTTCCCGCCGGTCAAGCCTTGGGCATGGACCGTGAGGTTTTTTCTGCCGTCATCACCGAGAAAGTAAAAAATCATCCTCGCATTGAAGTTCGCAATGATGTCGTTAAATCTTTGGATGAAATTCCTCGCCCTGCAGTGATTGCAACGGGTCCGTTGACTCATGATGATCTCGCGGAAAGCATGCGCAAACATTTTGGCGATGAGTTTCTTTATTTCTTCGATGCCATTGCTCCGATCATTGATGCGGACTCGATCAACACGGAAATCGCATGGAAAGCGGACCGCTACGACAAAGGCACCGGCGATTATTACAACTGCCCGATGAACAAAGAAGAGTACAATCGCTTCATCGATGAAATTAAAAATGCACGCAAGATTGAACCCAAAGATTTCGAAAAAACAGACTTCTTTGAAGGCTGCATGCCGATTGAGGTGATGGTTGATCGCGGTCCGCAAACATTGCGTTTCGGTCCGATGAAACCCATCGGTCTGGATGATCCTCGCACGGGTCGCTATCCTTGGGCTGTCGTGCAATTGCGCCAGGACAATAAAGAAGGCACGGCTTACAACATGGTCGGCTTCCAAACTCGCATGGCTTATGGCGAACAAGTGCGTGTTTTTCGCATGATTCCTGGATTGGAAAACGCCGAGTTCTTAAAGCTTGGAAGCATTCACCGCAACTTGTTCATCAATTCTCCGAAACGTTTGAATAAAGATCTTTCCAGCAAGAACGACCCGTGGTTGTTTTTTGCGGGACAAATCACTGGTGTTGAAGGTTACTTTGAATCAACGTGCACAGGTATTTTGGTTTCGCGTTTCCTGAATCAAAAACTGCAAGATCGTCCGTTCTCTCCGCCACCAAGAGAAACCGCTTTAGGTTCTCTCTTAGAGGCCATCACGGATCCTTCTCGAGCAGAACATTTTCAACCAACCAATATCAATTTTGGACTTCTTCCGCCGTTGCCTGAAAAGGAACGAGACAAAGAAGTCCGCAAACAAAAGCAAATCTCGATTGCGAAAGCAGCGCTGGAGAACTGGAAACATTAA